One Sphingomonas limnosediminicola DNA segment encodes these proteins:
- a CDS encoding ligase-associated DNA damage response exonuclease: MARLGSWIESYPEGIYVRPANAWIDPSQPKARAMVTHGHSDHARGGHEKVLATPETLAIMATRYGPQPGAQAIAYGESIRVGEVDVSFVPAGHVLGSAQIVLEHKGEKIVVSGDYKRRPDPTCPEFVPVPCDIFITEATFGLPVFRHPDTGSEIDRLLHRLHSDPSRCVLVGAYALGKAQRIICELRERGHDAPIYFHGAVEKLNQLYQEFGIDLGELRHTGGATKQEMAGHIVIAPPGALNDRWSRRLPDPVTAMASGWMRIRQRARQRNVELPLIISDHADWDELTTTIRELAPREVLITHGREEALKHWCMTHQIKARELNLIGYEDEDD, translated from the coding sequence ATGGCGCGCTTAGGTTCCTGGATCGAGTCCTATCCCGAGGGCATCTATGTGCGCCCGGCGAACGCGTGGATCGACCCTTCGCAGCCCAAGGCCAGGGCGATGGTGACCCACGGTCACTCAGATCACGCGCGCGGCGGTCATGAGAAAGTTCTGGCAACGCCGGAGACGCTCGCGATCATGGCGACGCGCTACGGGCCACAGCCGGGCGCGCAGGCGATCGCCTATGGCGAGAGCATCCGCGTCGGCGAGGTGGACGTCAGCTTCGTGCCCGCGGGCCATGTGCTCGGCTCCGCGCAGATCGTGCTCGAGCACAAGGGCGAAAAGATCGTGGTGTCCGGCGACTATAAGCGGCGCCCGGACCCGACCTGCCCAGAGTTCGTGCCAGTGCCGTGCGACATCTTCATTACCGAGGCGACCTTCGGCCTGCCGGTCTTCCGCCATCCCGACACAGGAAGCGAGATTGACCGATTGCTCCATCGCCTGCATTCGGATCCGAGCCGCTGCGTGCTGGTCGGCGCCTATGCGCTCGGCAAGGCGCAACGGATCATCTGCGAGCTTCGCGAGCGGGGCCATGATGCGCCCATCTATTTCCACGGCGCGGTTGAGAAGTTGAACCAGCTTTACCAGGAATTCGGCATCGATCTCGGCGAGCTTCGCCATACCGGCGGCGCGACCAAGCAGGAGATGGCGGGGCATATCGTCATCGCGCCCCCGGGCGCGCTCAACGATCGCTGGTCGCGGCGGCTGCCCGATCCGGTGACCGCGATGGCGTCGGGCTGGATGCGCATCCGCCAGCGCGCGCGGCAGCGGAATGTCGAGCTGCCACTGATCATTTCCGACCACGCCGACTGGGACGAGCTGACGACGACCATCCGCGAGTTAGCGCCGCGCGAGGTATTGATCACCCACGGCCGCGAGGAAGCGCTCAAGCATTGGTGCATGACGCACCAGATCAAGGCGCGTGAGCTCAACCTGATTGGCTATGAAGACGAAGACGATTGA
- a CDS encoding ligase-associated DNA damage response DEXH box helicase, with protein MSETALPPVVRQWFESKGWQPRRHQLEMLERAQRGRSALLVAATGAGKTLAGFLPTICELAEEPADGLHTLYVSPLKALAVDVQRNLIGPIEEMGLPIRVETRTGDTPSDRKARQRVKPPQVLLTTPESLSLLLSYPDSAQMFENLRTIIVDELHGFAKEKRGDLLSLSMARLQKLAPALRRVGLSATISDPDAYRSWLAPDADMELVDLVLGDPGAEPDLSILIPENRIPWAGHSGRHAAREVMKLIEAHKTTLVFCNTRSLAELIFQDLWAVNDNSLPIGIHHGSLAVEARRRVEEAMATGKLRGLVATASLDLGIDWGDVDLVVQMGAPKGSSRLLQRIGRANHRLDEPSKGIIVPGNRFEYLEARAALDAIEDGELDPENFRPGALDVLAQHILAMAVSAPFQQDDLLAEVRSSAPYAGLEQETFEEILNFIATGGYALKAYDRFRRLVPEPGGMWRIARPQIAQQHRLNAGVIVEQPVLTVRFRNGRKLGTIEEGYASTLAPGDLFFFSGLSLEVEQFKDADIIVRASSKSGRIVTYGGQRMSMSTHLASRVRHMLCDRNDWHRFPQDVSDWLEVQSERSVLPEPHQLLVETFPHEGRHYMVAYSFEGWNAHQSLGMLITRRMETAGLKPLGFVANDYGLACYGLETIHDPAALFSPDILEQEFVTWVESSMLLKNAFREVAVIGGLVERHHPGKKKSGRQVSFSTDLIYDVLRRYEPEHLLLRAAWDDARRRMTELGRLVRLVDRASATMLHVDVERITPMAVPLMVIVGREALPPGAEADESLLMQAEELANAAMTL; from the coding sequence CTGAGCGAGACGGCGCTACCGCCGGTCGTCCGGCAATGGTTTGAATCGAAAGGCTGGCAGCCACGCCGCCACCAGCTCGAAATGCTCGAGCGGGCGCAGCGCGGACGTAGCGCATTGCTCGTTGCCGCGACCGGCGCGGGCAAGACGCTGGCGGGCTTTCTCCCGACGATCTGCGAGCTTGCGGAGGAGCCGGCCGACGGCCTTCACACGCTCTACGTCTCGCCGCTCAAGGCGCTCGCGGTCGACGTCCAGCGGAACCTGATCGGCCCAATCGAGGAGATGGGCTTGCCGATCCGCGTCGAGACGCGGACCGGCGATACGCCATCGGACCGCAAGGCGCGGCAGCGGGTGAAACCGCCGCAGGTACTGCTGACGACACCCGAATCCCTAAGCCTGCTGCTTAGCTACCCCGACTCCGCGCAGATGTTCGAAAACCTGCGCACCATCATCGTCGACGAACTCCATGGCTTCGCCAAGGAGAAGCGCGGCGACCTGCTGTCGCTGTCGATGGCGCGATTGCAGAAACTTGCGCCCGCCCTTCGTCGCGTCGGCTTGTCGGCGACGATCAGCGATCCCGACGCCTACCGGTCCTGGCTCGCGCCCGACGCGGACATGGAACTGGTCGACCTCGTCCTAGGCGACCCCGGCGCGGAGCCCGACTTGTCGATCCTCATCCCGGAAAACCGCATCCCGTGGGCCGGCCATTCCGGCCGCCACGCCGCGCGCGAGGTGATGAAGCTGATCGAGGCGCACAAGACGACCCTTGTCTTCTGCAACACGCGGAGCCTCGCGGAGCTCATCTTTCAGGACCTGTGGGCGGTGAATGACAATTCGCTGCCGATCGGAATCCACCACGGCAGCCTCGCCGTCGAAGCGCGGCGCCGGGTCGAAGAAGCGATGGCGACGGGCAAGCTGCGCGGGTTGGTCGCCACTGCCAGCCTCGACCTCGGCATCGACTGGGGCGACGTCGACCTCGTCGTGCAAATGGGCGCGCCGAAGGGAAGCTCCCGCCTCCTTCAGCGCATCGGCCGCGCCAACCACCGCCTCGACGAGCCGAGCAAGGGCATCATAGTGCCTGGCAACCGCTTCGAATATCTCGAAGCGCGCGCGGCGCTCGATGCGATCGAGGATGGGGAGCTCGACCCCGAGAATTTCCGCCCCGGCGCGCTCGACGTGCTCGCCCAGCATATCCTCGCCATGGCGGTCTCCGCGCCCTTCCAGCAGGACGACCTACTCGCCGAAGTCCGGTCGTCCGCGCCCTACGCCGGCCTGGAGCAGGAGACGTTCGAGGAGATCCTCAACTTCATCGCGACCGGCGGCTACGCGCTCAAGGCCTACGACCGCTTCCGCCGCCTGGTGCCGGAACCCGGCGGCATGTGGCGCATCGCCCGGCCGCAGATCGCGCAGCAGCACCGCTTGAATGCCGGCGTCATCGTCGAGCAGCCCGTGCTCACCGTTCGTTTCCGCAACGGCCGCAAGCTCGGCACGATCGAGGAGGGCTATGCCTCGACCCTCGCACCCGGCGACCTGTTCTTCTTTTCCGGCCTCAGCTTGGAAGTCGAACAGTTCAAGGATGCCGACATCATCGTCCGCGCGTCGTCGAAATCGGGCCGAATCGTCACTTACGGCGGCCAGCGCATGTCGATGTCGACGCACCTCGCCAGCCGCGTCCGCCACATGCTGTGCGACCGCAACGACTGGCACCGTTTCCCGCAGGACGTCAGCGACTGGCTTGAAGTGCAGAGCGAGCGCTCGGTCCTCCCCGAACCGCACCAGCTACTGGTCGAGACCTTCCCGCATGAGGGGCGGCACTACATGGTCGCCTATAGCTTCGAGGGGTGGAACGCGCACCAGTCGCTGGGCATGCTGATCACGCGGCGCATGGAGACCGCCGGGCTCAAGCCGCTGGGCTTCGTCGCGAACGATTACGGTCTTGCCTGCTACGGCCTTGAAACCATCCACGATCCCGCGGCCCTGTTCTCGCCCGACATCCTCGAGCAGGAGTTCGTCACCTGGGTCGAAAGCTCGATGCTTCTGAAGAACGCCTTCCGCGAAGTGGCGGTGATCGGCGGTCTCGTCGAGCGGCATCACCCCGGCAAGAAGAAGTCGGGGCGCCAGGTCAGCTTCTCGACGGACCTCATTTACGACGTGCTGCGCCGCTACGAACCCGAGCATCTGCTTCTGCGCGCGGCATGGGACGATGCGCGTCGGCGGATGACCGAGCTTGGCCGCCTCGTTCGTCTCGTCGATCGAGCGTCAGCGACGATGCTCCACGTCGACGTGGAACGGATCACGCCGATGGCCGTGCCGCTGATGGTCATCGTCGGGCGCGAAGCCTTGCCGCCGGGCGCCGAAGCCGACGAATCGCTCCTGATGCAGGCCGAAGAGTTGGCCAATGCGGCAATGACGCTCTGA